The Streptomyces sp. RKAG293 genome includes a region encoding these proteins:
- the mtrB gene encoding MtrAB system histidine kinase MtrB, whose translation MSASYERERLESRHADPLSGLLPVLRSCVRWARRPLLPAVRLWRRNIQLRVVAVTLLMSLGVVLLLGVVVIGQVKNGLLDAKEQASRGQASGGFSVAQAQADKEKERDAVPVAGGGTTRGMIDSGTWLNNLVGQLASGGKGVYSVVALSPGTGDGADARGPRTSGLVLPDDSIPQDLRDSVETRSGSQETYATIKRENDPRPENALVIGKRMSDVNGKPYQLYYLFPFDQEETTLGLVKRTLATAGIFVVVLLGAIAWLVTRQVVTPVRMAAGISERLAAGRLQERMKVSGEDDIARLGESFNKMAQTLQIKIQQLEELSRLQRRFVSDVSHELRTPLTTVRMAADVIHDAREDFDPVTARSAELLGSQLDRFEGLLSDLLEISRFDAGAADLSAEPIDLRDVVRRVVDAAEPLSERKGSRVIVRGDEQPVIAEADPRRVERVLRNLVVNAVEHGEGRDVVIRLATADGAVAVAVRDYGVGLKPGEATRVFNRFWRADPARARTTGGTGLGLSIAVEDARLHGGWLQAWGEPGGGSQFRMTLPRTAGESLRGSPIALEPEDSRRNRGLNASGAPPRPDAPPMPRTSPLSPALPPMPSAPARPPSANPAALPGNGSRVVGHESGAPGDSAREDER comes from the coding sequence ATGTCGGCGTCGTACGAGCGTGAGCGCTTGGAGAGCCGGCATGCGGACCCGCTGAGCGGTCTGCTGCCGGTGCTGCGCTCGTGCGTGCGCTGGGCACGCCGTCCGCTGCTGCCCGCTGTCCGGCTGTGGCGGCGCAACATCCAGCTGCGGGTGGTGGCGGTGACGCTGCTGATGTCGCTGGGCGTCGTGCTGCTGCTGGGCGTGGTCGTCATCGGACAGGTGAAGAACGGCCTGCTCGACGCGAAGGAACAGGCGTCGCGCGGCCAGGCGAGCGGTGGGTTCTCCGTGGCGCAGGCGCAGGCCGACAAGGAGAAGGAGCGGGACGCCGTTCCGGTCGCGGGTGGTGGGACCACCCGCGGAATGATCGACTCCGGCACTTGGCTGAACAATCTGGTCGGCCAGCTCGCCAGTGGTGGCAAGGGCGTCTACTCGGTTGTCGCGCTCAGCCCCGGGACCGGCGACGGAGCCGATGCCCGCGGCCCGCGCACCTCGGGCCTGGTGCTGCCCGACGACAGCATTCCGCAGGATCTGCGCGACAGCGTGGAGACCCGTTCCGGGTCGCAGGAGACCTACGCGACGATCAAGCGGGAGAACGATCCGCGGCCGGAGAACGCGCTGGTCATCGGCAAGCGGATGAGCGATGTGAACGGCAAGCCGTACCAGCTCTACTACCTCTTCCCGTTCGATCAGGAGGAGACGACCCTCGGCCTGGTCAAGCGCACCCTGGCGACCGCGGGGATCTTCGTCGTGGTGCTGCTCGGGGCCATCGCCTGGCTGGTCACCCGCCAGGTCGTGACCCCCGTCCGGATGGCCGCCGGGATCTCCGAGCGGCTCGCCGCCGGCCGGCTCCAGGAGCGGATGAAGGTCTCGGGCGAGGACGACATCGCACGGCTCGGCGAGTCCTTCAACAAGATGGCGCAGACCCTGCAGATCAAGATCCAGCAGCTGGAGGAGTTGTCCCGGCTGCAGCGCCGCTTCGTCTCGGACGTCTCGCACGAGCTGCGCACACCGCTCACCACCGTCCGGATGGCCGCGGATGTCATCCATGACGCCCGCGAGGACTTCGATCCGGTGACCGCGCGCTCCGCGGAACTGCTCGGCAGCCAGCTCGACCGGTTCGAGGGGCTGCTGTCCGACCTGCTGGAGATCAGCCGGTTCGACGCGGGCGCCGCGGACCTGTCCGCCGAACCGATCGACCTGCGGGACGTGGTGCGGCGTGTGGTGGACGCCGCCGAGCCGCTGTCCGAACGCAAGGGCAGCCGGGTGATCGTCAGGGGCGACGAGCAGCCGGTGATAGCGGAGGCCGACCCGCGCCGGGTCGAGCGCGTCCTGCGCAACCTCGTGGTCAACGCCGTGGAGCACGGTGAGGGCCGCGATGTGGTGATCCGGCTGGCGACGGCCGACGGGGCGGTCGCGGTCGCGGTGCGGGACTACGGCGTGGGCCTCAAACCCGGTGAGGCGACCCGGGTGTTCAACCGATTCTGGCGCGCCGATCCGGCGCGGGCCCGTACCACCGGCGGAACGGGCCTCGGCCTGTCGATCGCGGTGGAGGACGCCCGGCTGCACGGCGGGTGGCTGCAGGCATGGGGCGAGCCCGGCGGCGGCTCGCAGTTCCGCATGACGCTGCCGCGTACCGCGGGCGAGAGCCTGCGCGGCTCACCGATCGCGCTGGAGCCCGAGGACTCCCGGCGCAATCGCGGCCTGAACGCTTCCGGTGCGCCGCCGCGGCCGGACGCCCCGCCGATGCCCCGCACCTCCCCGCTGTCGCCCGCGCTGCCGCCCATGCCGTCGGCACCGGCGCGGCCGCCGTCCGCGAACCCCGCGGCGCTGCCCGGGAACGGGTCGCGGGTGGTGGGGCACGAGTCGGGTGCCCCAGGAGACTCTGCACGGGAGGACGAACGCTGA
- the mtrA gene encoding two-component system response regulator MtrA: MKGRVLVVDDDTALSEMLGIVLRGEGFEPSFVADGDKALAAFRETKPDLVLLDLMLPGRDGIDVCRLIRAESGVPIVMLTAKSDTVDIVVGLESGADDYVVKPFKPKELVARVRARLRRAEEPTPEQLAIGDLVIDVAGHSVKREGQPIALTPLEFDLLVALARKPWQVFTREVLLEQVWGYRHAADTRLVNVHVQRLRSKVEQDPERPEIVVTVRGVGYKAGPG; encoded by the coding sequence ATGAAGGGTCGAGTCCTGGTCGTCGATGACGACACCGCACTGTCCGAGATGCTCGGCATCGTGCTGCGTGGTGAAGGTTTTGAGCCGTCGTTCGTAGCAGACGGTGACAAGGCCCTTGCCGCTTTCCGGGAGACCAAGCCTGATCTGGTTCTCCTCGACCTCATGCTCCCGGGTCGGGACGGCATCGATGTATGCCGGCTGATCCGCGCGGAGTCCGGGGTACCTATCGTCATGCTCACCGCGAAGAGCGACACCGTCGACATCGTGGTGGGCCTGGAGTCCGGCGCCGACGACTACGTCGTCAAGCCGTTCAAGCCGAAGGAGCTGGTCGCACGCGTCCGGGCCCGGTTGCGGCGGGCGGAGGAGCCGACGCCCGAGCAGCTCGCGATCGGTGACCTCGTCATCGACGTGGCCGGGCACTCCGTCAAGCGGGAGGGCCAGCCGATCGCGCTGACCCCGCTGGAGTTCGACCTGCTGGTCGCGCTCGCCCGCAAGCCCTGGCAGGTGTTCACCCGCGAGGTGCTGCTGGAGCAGGTGTGGGGATACCGGCACGCGGCCGACACCCGGCTGGTCAACGTGCACGTCCAGCGGCTGCGCTCCAAGGTCGAGCAGGACCCCGAGCGTCCCGAGATCGTGGTGACCGTCCGCGGCGTCGGCTACAAGGCCGGTCCGGGCTGA
- the mtnA gene encoding S-methyl-5-thioribose-1-phosphate isomerase, translated as MGDQFSIPAAVAIPALRWEEPPEGPVLVLLDQTRLPAEEVELVCTDVQALVRAIRDLAVRGAPLLGIAGAYGVALAAARGYDVDEAADLLAAARPTAVNLAYGVRRAVDVYRAALPDGLEAAATAVLAEARAVHAEDAAASASMARRGAEVLAELAPGGGYRILTHCNTGALVSGGEGTALAVVLAVHRAGELRRLWVDETRPLLQGARLTAYEAARAGMPYTVLTDNAAGSLFAAGEVDAVLIGADRIAADGSTANKIGSYPLAVLARYHNVPFIVVAPCTTVDLATPDGAAIEVEQRPGHEVTDLGSPLGAQAYNPAFDVTPPELITAIVTERGVVSPVTADALRVMCAPRAE; from the coding sequence ATGGGTGATCAGTTCTCGATACCGGCGGCCGTTGCCATTCCCGCGCTCCGATGGGAGGAGCCGCCGGAAGGACCGGTGCTGGTGCTCCTCGACCAGACCCGGCTGCCGGCCGAGGAGGTGGAGCTGGTCTGCACCGATGTGCAGGCGCTGGTGCGGGCGATCCGCGATCTCGCGGTGCGGGGCGCACCGCTTCTGGGGATCGCCGGGGCCTATGGAGTGGCCCTCGCCGCGGCGCGCGGCTATGACGTGGACGAGGCGGCGGACCTGCTCGCGGCTGCCCGGCCGACCGCCGTCAACCTGGCGTACGGGGTGCGCCGGGCTGTGGACGTGTACCGGGCGGCGCTGCCCGACGGCCTGGAGGCGGCGGCGACCGCGGTGCTCGCCGAGGCCCGTGCGGTGCATGCCGAGGACGCGGCGGCGAGTGCGTCCATGGCCCGCCGCGGTGCCGAGGTGCTGGCGGAGCTGGCGCCGGGCGGTGGCTATCGGATCCTGACGCACTGCAACACCGGGGCTCTGGTCTCCGGCGGCGAGGGCACGGCGCTCGCCGTCGTGCTGGCGGTGCACCGGGCCGGTGAGCTGCGCCGGCTGTGGGTCGACGAGACCCGTCCGCTGCTCCAGGGCGCCCGGCTGACCGCGTACGAGGCGGCTCGCGCCGGTATGCCGTACACCGTGCTCACCGACAACGCGGCCGGTTCGCTCTTCGCCGCGGGCGAGGTGGACGCGGTGCTGATCGGCGCGGACCGCATCGCCGCCGACGGCTCGACGGCGAACAAGATCGGCAGCTATCCGCTGGCCGTGCTCGCCCGCTATCACAACGTGCCGTTCATCGTGGTGGCACCGTGCACGACCGTGGACCTGGCGACTCCGGACGGGGCCGCGATCGAGGTGGAGCAGCGTCCGGGCCATGAGGTGACGGATCTGGGGTCCCCGCTGGGCGCTCAGGCGTACAACCCCGCGTTCGATGTCACGCCGCCGGAGTTGATCACGGCCATCGTCACAGAGCGGGGCGTGGTTTCTCCCGTCACGGCGGACGCACTCAGGGTGATGTGCGCTCCCCGGGCGGAGTGA
- a CDS encoding glycerophosphoryl diester phosphodiesterase membrane domain-containing protein: MNDTPGWASPGSSDSNEPERGDTPQAPPPPPAPQDAAPNWSKQQPPPNQWSAPAGGGWGSPPPPPPQPGPGWGGAPGGWQSAAWGRPPAAKPGVIPLRPLGVGEILDGAVSTMRAHWRVVLGISLAVALVTQAVLVVLQGLFLNENSDFNQVQKDPNATSGEILRSAGGALAGSGIAALISLLAMIFATAMLTMVISRAVLGRPVTTGEAWRDSRPQLLRLLGLTLLLPLIALLIIAAGTVPGIVIIALGGTGGGIALAVIGGLAASVVAIWLWVRWSLASPTLMLEKQGVITSMKRSMKLVRGAWWRILGVQLLAWVLVTIVSGIIQTPFTLIAGAVSGDGMTSFMSQDANLGWTFLIVTAIGGVIGTAITLPISAGVTALLYMDQRIRREALDIELARAAGLPGYGDTRTPDRTTSES, encoded by the coding sequence ATGAACGACACTCCGGGCTGGGCATCGCCCGGATCCTCCGACTCCAACGAGCCGGAGCGCGGCGACACTCCCCAGGCACCACCCCCACCCCCGGCTCCGCAGGACGCGGCTCCGAACTGGTCCAAGCAGCAGCCCCCGCCCAACCAGTGGTCCGCGCCGGCCGGCGGCGGCTGGGGCAGCCCGCCTCCGCCGCCCCCGCAGCCCGGCCCCGGCTGGGGCGGTGCCCCGGGCGGCTGGCAGTCGGCGGCCTGGGGCAGGCCCCCGGCGGCCAAGCCCGGTGTGATCCCGCTCCGCCCGCTGGGCGTCGGTGAGATCCTCGACGGCGCGGTCTCCACCATGCGCGCCCACTGGCGGGTCGTGCTGGGCATCTCCCTGGCCGTCGCCCTGGTCACCCAGGCCGTACTCGTCGTCCTCCAGGGCCTGTTCCTGAACGAGAACTCGGACTTCAACCAGGTACAGAAGGACCCGAACGCGACATCCGGCGAGATCCTGCGCTCGGCCGGCGGCGCGCTCGCCGGTTCCGGCATCGCGGCCCTGATCAGCCTGCTCGCCATGATCTTCGCGACCGCGATGCTCACCATGGTCATCAGCCGCGCCGTACTCGGACGACCGGTCACCACCGGCGAAGCCTGGCGGGACTCCCGTCCCCAGCTGCTGCGCCTGCTCGGACTGACCCTGCTGCTCCCCCTGATCGCCCTGCTGATCATCGCGGCGGGCACCGTGCCGGGCATCGTGATCATCGCCCTGGGCGGCACCGGCGGCGGTATCGCCCTCGCCGTGATCGGCGGCCTCGCCGCCTCCGTCGTCGCGATCTGGCTGTGGGTCCGCTGGAGCCTCGCCTCTCCCACCCTCATGCTGGAGAAGCAGGGCGTCATCACGTCCATGAAGCGCTCCATGAAACTGGTCCGCGGCGCCTGGTGGCGGATCCTCGGCGTCCAGTTGCTCGCCTGGGTCCTGGTCACCATCGTCTCCGGGATCATCCAGACTCCGTTCACCCTGATCGCCGGGGCCGTCAGCGGAGACGGCATGACCTCCTTCATGTCCCAGGACGCGAACCTCGGCTGGACCTTCCTCATCGTCACCGCCATCGGCGGCGTCATCGGCACTGCCATCACCCTCCCCATCAGCGCGGGCGTCACCGCCCTGCTCTACATGGACCAGCGCATCCGCCGCGAGGCCCTCGACATCGAACTGGCCCGCGCCGCAGGCCTCCCCGGCTACGGCGACACCCGGACCCCGGACCGCACCACTTCCGAGAGCTGA
- a CDS encoding DUF4129 domain-containing protein: protein MSGDAPVTTPRDAAREAAEHELSKGIYHQHDPSLFQRALDWFWEKVGDLLTVASGATPGGGVGLLAIVLTVVLLLVALRWRLGKVRQHSTSGPGLFGDRTRTAAEHRTAAEQHAAARRWTEASQERMRALVRALEERTVLDPRPGRTADEAAADAGRALPDQATELGDAARLFDDLTYGGRTGTEQTYALLRDLDSRLQRAKPQFADAGDARP, encoded by the coding sequence GTGTCGGGGGACGCACCGGTCACCACCCCGCGCGACGCCGCCCGCGAAGCGGCCGAGCACGAGCTGTCCAAGGGGATCTACCACCAGCACGACCCGAGCCTGTTCCAGCGCGCCCTGGACTGGTTCTGGGAGAAGGTCGGCGACCTGCTGACCGTGGCCTCCGGCGCCACCCCGGGCGGCGGGGTGGGGCTGCTGGCCATCGTCCTCACCGTCGTCCTGCTGCTGGTCGCCCTGCGCTGGCGGCTCGGCAAAGTACGCCAGCACTCCACCAGCGGACCCGGCCTGTTCGGCGACCGCACCCGCACCGCCGCAGAACACCGAACAGCCGCCGAACAGCACGCCGCCGCCCGCAGATGGACCGAGGCGTCCCAGGAACGGATGCGCGCCCTCGTCCGCGCCCTGGAGGAACGGACCGTCCTGGACCCGCGTCCCGGCCGTACCGCCGACGAAGCCGCCGCGGACGCCGGACGCGCCCTGCCCGACCAGGCCACCGAACTGGGCGACGCCGCCCGGCTCTTCGACGACCTCACCTACGGCGGCCGCACCGGCACCGAGCAGACGTACGCGCTCCTGCGCGACCTCGACAGCCGGCTGCAGCGCGCCAAACCCCAGTTCGCCGACGCCGGGGACGCCCGCCCATGA